One genomic window of Glycine soja cultivar W05 chromosome 9, ASM419377v2, whole genome shotgun sequence includes the following:
- the LOC114425461 gene encoding 18 kDa seed maturation protein-like — MQAAKKAIETFKETAANIGASAKSGLEKTKATIQEKNEKMNAEDQTQMDMATKRKEEKINQAEMEKQQARKYYAAAKQYAMAEHMAKGNHDTAGPRIETATHITSGPGTDNAMYSNTGPGTETATYTTSGLGHDNAIPTSTGPGTATYTTRPGHDNAIPIRTGPGPETATYPTGDYGQMGANQGHEHGPRQGGLTEDVTAQNTLVAGGSAPSSGPGPTLN; from the exons CTTTAAGGAAACCGCAGCCAACATTGGCGCCTCTGCCAAGTCTGGCTTGGAGAAAACCAAGGCCACTATCCAAGAGAAG AATGAGAAGATGAATGCAGAAGATCAAACTCAAATGGATATGGCTACCAAGAGGAAAGAAGAGAAGATCAACCAGGCTGAGATGGAGAAGCAGCAGGCCCGTAAGTACTACGCCGCTGCAAAACAATACGCCATGGCTGAGCACATGGCAAAGGGCAACCACGACACCGCCGGGCCTAGAATCGAGACTGCCACACACATCACCAGTGGGCCCGGGACTGACAATGCTATGTACTCTAACACTGGGCCTGGGACTGAGACTGCCACGTACACCACTAGTGGGCTTGGGCATGACAATGCTATACCCACCAGCACTGGGCCTGGGACTGCCACATACACCACAAGGCCTGGGCATGACAATGCTATACCCATAAGAACTGGGCCTGGGCCTGAGACTGCCACCTACCCCACTGGTGACTATGGACAAATGGGGGCTAACCAGGGCCATGAGCATGGACCCAGGCAAGGAGGACTCACTGAAGATGTAACGGCCCAAAATACCCTTGTTGCAGGTGGCAGTGCTCCTTCAAGTGGGCCTGGGCCTActttaaattga
- the LOC114367654 gene encoding uncharacterized protein LOC114367654, protein MAPPKEISTLIYHSGHIVDDPVQGSTYQCTTPIFFCASRSIMFTQFIQKNNNRLPTRATEQVAQLLFRVPISIHLGQTRFISAQLFDNDDLRGAMEKIIQNPQLNYAEFYVVTELIPQPQPSSPQPSCPQLQLPPPQQLPYNNIDLNNPVSSYNNLESQDPFDIYTSYTQILSENDSFFNGQQTSFDQQNHPSSPFTPPSQLPQTQTLNRDEHLIANEDLIIRFHHENMDDISEDEDQQFFDHINQQSDDQTDDEGVGRPTTPPSPPLQYQQPRCPVDLNFDHLPHYIDRHHFVHQQHNVQPPVGVLKVGMTFDDKAQCIRAIKEYNIRNHFDYRTIYSDQRRLNFVCKLHKNGCTWSLGACNSKRHNKWIIMSIRGHHTCLVPMLRQDHRQLDKHVIAQIIQPIVKTNPTVSIKTLIAEIKTFMNYTPSYKKTWLAKQKALEMIHGNWEESYAKLPKLFEALQSCVPGTVVAAQTESLYEGGEIVPGKRLIKCVFWSFGPCINGFAYFKPIIQVDGTWLYGKYTGTLLIATIQDGANYIFLIAYAIVED, encoded by the exons ATGGCTCCACCTAAAGAAATTTCGACCCTTATTTACCACAGTGGTCACATTGTAGACGATCCAGTTCAAGGATCGACGTACCAATGTACGACCCCAATATTTTTTTGCGCCAGTCGTTCTATTATGTTTACACAattcattcaaaaaaataacaatcgTCTTCCTACTCGAGCAACTGAACAAGTTGCTCAATTGTTATTTCGTGTCCCTATTTCAATTCATCTCGGTCAGACACGTTTCATTTCAGCTCAACTATTCGACAATGATGATCTTAGAGGCGCGATGGAAAAAATTATCCAGAATCCACAATTGAATTATGCCGAATTCTATGTTGTTACTGAGCTTATTCCTCAACCACAACCATCGTCTCCACAACCCTCATGTCCACAACTACAACTACCGCCTCCACAACAGTTACCGTACAACAACATAGACCTCAATAATCCAGTATCTTCATACAACAACCTTGAATCACAAGACCCCTTTGACATTTATACTTCATACACACAAATATTATCCGAGAATGATTCCTTTTTTAATGGCCAACAAACCTCCTTTGACCAACAAAACCATCCTTCATCCCCCTTTACGCCACCTTCACAGCTACCACAAACGCAAACATTAAACCGAGATGAACATCTCATTGCTAACGAAGATCTCATTATACGATTTCATCATGAAAACATGGATGATATTAGTGAGGATGAGGATCAACAGTTCTTTGATCACATCAATCAGCAAAGTGATGACCAAACCGATGACGAGGGTGTTGGCAGGCCAACGACACCCCCGTCACCTCCGTTGCAATATCAGCAACCTAGGTGTCCAGTAGACTTGAACTTTGACCACCTACCACACTATATTGATCGACACCATTTTGTTCATCAGCAACACAATGTACAACCACCAGTCGGTGTACTCAAGGTTGGCATGACCTTTGATGACAAAGCACAATGTATTCGAGCAATCAAAGAATACAACATCAGAAATCATTTTGATTACAGAACAATTTACTCTGACCAAAGAAGGCTAAACTTCGTCTGCAAGTTGCATAAAAATGGTTGTACATGGAGCTTGGGCGCATGCAATTCAAAGAGGCATAACAAATGGATTATCATGAGTATCAGAGGTCATCACACTTGTCTCGTGCCGATGCTCAGACAAGATCATCGCCAACTCGACAAACACGTCATAGCACAGATCATCCAACCAATTGTCAAAACAAACCCAACCGTCTCCATCAAGACGTTGATTGCAGAGATCAAAACGTTCATGAATTATACCCCATCCTACAAGAAGACATGGTTAGCAAAGCAAAAAGCTTTGGAGATGATTCATGGAAACTGGGAAGAATCATATGCCAAACTGCCAAAACTTTTCGAAGCTTTGCAATCTTGTGTTCCCGGGACAGTGGTCGCTGCTCAAACAGAATCCTTGTATGAGGGGGGAGAAATAGTACCGGGCAAAAGATTGATTAAATGTGTCTTTTGGTCATTTGGTCCATGCATTAATGGTTTTGCATATTTCAAACCCATTAtacaagtagatggtacatgGCTTTATGGAAAGTATACTGGCACACTGTTGATAGCTACCATACAAGATGGAGCTAACTATATCTTCCTGATTGCCTATGCCATTGTAGAAG ACTGA